Proteins encoded in a region of the Larimichthys crocea isolate SSNF chromosome XVI, L_crocea_2.0, whole genome shotgun sequence genome:
- the dhrs7cb gene encoding dehydrogenase/reductase (SDR family) member 7Cb yields the protein MALPSVMILPMLIVVAAGVYYIYNEVMQFMSKCLVRNKVVVITDAVSGVGTECAHLFHKGGARLILCGTSWDKLESLYDSLTNDADPRETFAPKLVILDFSDMDSMEDVVAEVMECYGCVDVLICNSSMKLKAPVQSTSLELDRNIMDINYFGPSTLAKGVLPTMISRRSGHIVLVNSIQGRLAIPFRSSYAASKHAAQAFFDCLRAEVEEYEVVVSTISHTFINASDPPPVEEPAPKPNTLSAFIAKQLTNGVRPSVLANEIVQTVNRKRKEVVLAHPIPWVALHLRSILPSFLFAVLGAGVKDSVLAEQ from the exons ATGGCCCTTCCCTCGGTGATGATATTGCCCATGCTAATAGTCGTGGCAGCAGGAGTGTATTACATCTACAATGAGGTCATGCAGTTCATGTCCAAGTGCTTAGTGCGAAACAAAGTGGTGGTGATCACTGATGCCGTGTCTGGGGTGGGAACTG aGTGTGCCCATCTCTTCCATAAGGGTGGTGCCAGACTGATCTTGTGTGGGACTAGCTGGGATAAGCTGGAGTCTTTGTATGACTCTCTGACTAATGACGCTGACCCCAGAGAG ACATTTGCCCCAAAGCTGGTGATCCTGGACTTCAGTGATATGGACAGCATGGAGGACGTGGTGGCTGAGGTGATGGAGTGTTACGGCTGCGTGGATGTGCTGATCTGTAACAGCAGCATGAAGCTGAAGGCTCCCGTCCAGAGTACCTCCCTGGAACTGGACAGAAACATCATGGACATTAACTACTTCGGCCCCAGCACTCTGGCTAAAG GTGTTCTCCCAACAATGATCTCAAGAAGGTCGGGGCATATTGTGCTGGTCAACAGCATCCAGGGAAGACTGGCTATCCCCTTCAGAAGTTCAT ATGCTGCATCTAAGCATGCGGCGCAGGCCTTCTTCGACTGCCTGCGGGCTGAAGTGGAGGAGTACGAGGTAGTCGTCAGCACCATCAGTCACACCTTCATCAATGCCTCCGACCCGCCGCCTGTCGAGGAGCCCGCCCCTAAACCAAACACCCTGTCTGCAT TTATCGCCAAGCAGTTGACCAATGGAGTGCGCCCGTCAGTCCTGGCTAATGAGATTGTGCAAACGgtgaacaggaagaggaaggaggttGTGCTGGCCCACCCCATCCCCTGGGTGGCCCTCCACCTCCGCTCCATCCtgccctccttcctctttgctGTGTTGGGTGCTGGAGTGAAGGACTCAGTCCTGGCTGagcagtag